The DNA region TCTTTTTGCTATCTCACTAAGTTGCATAGTTTTAGGTGTGAAAACTATTTTTGTAGTGGAAAGTTTTTGATACAGTAGAGATAGAACTCACGATATCAATTATTATCTCGTTACTGATCATTTTCAAGTTTCATTTTGTGTTTACAATAAATTCCAAAATTTAACAGTTAGGCAGGTTTTTCTTTTATTTCTCTATTAAGTAAAGTTTTCTTTTTTCTCTCATGGTCTAGTGAAACCTTGCGGTTGATAAGCGCTATCTAGAACCAGAGGGAGTAGGTAAGCAGGAAGTTTAAATCCTGCTGACAGGGATGAAGATTTAGAGAATAGGTAATTTTGAGGTTATGTTTGTGGTTTAATTGATTTTTAAATTGATGAATTTTTACAATAACGGAAAGCTTTAGGAGGGAGAAATGACGAAGAGGGTAGTAGTAACTGGTTTAGGAATAGTAACGAGTTTGGGGTTTGAAGTTGAGGAGTATTTTAATAACCTAGTTGCTGGTAAGTCTGGTATTTCTACTTTAGAGATTGAGGATTTAGATTCTGAATCTCCTTCTAAGATTGGGGGGCAGATAAAGAATTTTGATGCTGAGAACTTTCTTGACAAGAAGGTTGTGAGGAGGACGGATAGATATACTCATTTTGCAATATATGCCTCAAGGAAAGCTATTGAAGATGCAGGTTTGAATAATTATTCCTCTCTTGATAAGGAGAGAGTGGGGGTAATAATAGGTTCGGGGATAGGAGGGGGGCTACAGTTTTATAATAACTCTGTGAAGTTTTTTCAGGAGGGAAGGAGGAAGGTTAATCCAAACTTTATCTCTATGTCAATAGCGGATACTGCTTCTGGTTATGTGTCAATAGAGTATGGTTTTAGGGGGCCGAATTATACTGCGGTTTCTGCCTGTGCTTCGGCAAATCATTCTATAGTGGTCTCAGTAATGCATATTCTAAATGGTGATGCTGATGTAATGATAACTGGTGGTTCTGAGGCTGCGTTGAATGGCCTTTGTATAGCTGGATTTACACAGATTGATGCTCTTTCTTCAAGAAATGATGAACCGGAGAAAGCATCAAGGCCGTTTGATAAGAATAGGGACGGATTTGTAATATCAGAGGGTGCTGGAATACTTGTAATAGAGTCTTTAGAACATGCTTTGAAAAGAGGTGCGAGGATATATGCTGAAATTGTTGGATATGGTGTAAGTGGTGATGCATACCATCATGTTGCACCCTGTGCTGATGGCTCTGGTGCAGCAATAGCTATGAAAAATGCTCTTAGAAGTGCAGGTATTTCACCACAAGATGTTGGTTTGATAAACTCACATGGAACTTCCACACCTCTGGGTGATAAAGCTGAAGTATTAGCAATAAAAAGTGTATTTGGAGAACATGCATACAAGTTGAAGGTTAACTCTACTAAGTCAATGGTAGGTCATACCTTGGGAGCAGCCGGAGGTGTTGAGGCAGTAGCGGTTGTGAAAATGCTTGAGACCGGGAAAATACATCCAACTATAAACCAAGAGGAACCTGACCCTGAATGTGATTTAGACTTTGTGCCAAACAAGGCGATTGAAATGGATATAGAATACGCTCTATCAAACTCGTTTGGTTTTGGTGGACATAATGCTTGTGTGGTTTTCAGAAAATGGAGGGGCAAGTAGCTGTCTACTTAGACTTGTTTAGATAATCCCACTTTATGTAAGCATTTATGAATATATCAATTTCTCCGTCCAACACGGAGGAAGTGTTTGTAGTTTCTATTCCAGTTCTGTGATCTTTAACTGAGTTGTAAGGATGTAATATATAACTTCTTATCTGATTACCCCAGGATATGTCTTTCTTCTCACCAGAAACCTCTTCTATCTTTTCTCTTTTTTCTCTTTCCCTGATTTCGTAAAGCTTGGACTTTAGTATCTTCATAGCTAACTCCTTATTTTGTGCTTGAGATCTTTCATTCTGTATTGTTACAACAAGTCCAGTAGGAATGTGGGTTACTCTCACCGCAGACTCAGTTTTATTTACATGCTGTCCTCCTTTACCACTTGCCCTAAAAGTTTCAATCTTGATTTCCGAAGGGTCTATGACTATCTGATCATCATCCTTTATTTCAGGAATGACATGGACTGCGGCAAATGAAGTATGTCTTCTTTTTGAAGCATCAAAGGGTGAAATTCTTACAAGTCTGTGAATTCCTGTTTCAGGCTTGAGGTATCCAAATGCATACTCTCCTTGGACATAAATTGTTGCATCTTTTATTCCTGCAACATCGTCTGGAAGAAGATCAACAATTTCATAGTTGAATCCCTTCTTCTCAAAGAATCTCGTGTACATTCTCAAAAGCATTTGTGCCCAATCACAGGACTCAACACCTCCTGCGCCAGGGTGAATGTTGACGAAACAGTTTGTATTGTCTATCAGGGGGTCAAAGAACTTTTCTATCTCGTAGGTATTCAATTTTTGTTCTATTAGGTTTAGGTTTTTTTCAATTTCCTGAAGTATTCCAATGTCCTCCAGCTTTTCGCCTTCTTCAGAGAGTGATATCAGTCCTTCTACTTCTTTCTTTAAGTTTTCCCACTTATTGACTTCTTTTTTTAATGAGGTTTGCTCTATCAAAAGCTTTGATGCTGAATGCACATCGTTGTGAGAGTATGCCTCGGAGATAAGATCGGATATTTCTTCTATTCGCTTTGCCTTCTCACTTACTCTGAAAATCTCAAAGTTTTCCTCAATCTTAGCTAGAATCTTTTTAGCTTTTTCGGTGATACTGCCCATATCTTTATCCAGAATTATAAACAACAAGATTTCCAAACTTGAAATAAAACATCACTCGAAGATCTTGTTTTTAACCTGCTTTTTGACATTATTGTGTTTCATTGAATGTTGTCAAATGGAAATTTTTTTCTTTTATACTTACAGACGATGAGAAGGTGGAAGTATGAGAGGGAAGACAATATTGGTTTTAGCTGCGATCTTAGGTTCGGTGGTTTACCTCCTGGGATGTCCTAAGATGTTTAAAGTAAAGGTAAGAGAAACTGCAATGAAGGAAACTGCAACTATGGTTGTGGTTGAGGATGAAGAGTTATCAAAAATATTGGTATATGTTGGTGATGTCCCTCTGGGTGAAGTAGGGCGTTCTGCATCAGGGATAGAGATAGATGTTGGTGGCACAGTTGTCCTTTCAGCTCAAGGCAGAAATCCTAAAGGCAAACCTATTCCTGTGAATCCAACATGGATTCTCTCTAAGCCTGGTATTGTAGAAATTTCTCCAGCAAAAGGATCAAGGGTAACAGTTAGAGGAGTGCGTCAAGGAAGTGTAGACATCATTGTTGAATATAAAGGTGTGAAGACGGTAGTAGAGTCTATATATGTAAGGTAGCGTGGGTATGTGAGATTGTAGTGGAGTAACTCTGTATGTAGAGTCTAGAAACTCTCTTCAGAGGGTGCTAAGGATTTTAGTTGATTTGCTTTGTTGAGATTTTTAGATCCATGGTTTGGGGACTAACTTTTGTTGTAGCGAGAAGTTTCTAGAGAGTTATTAGTATGGAACTTAGGGAAAGTTTGATGGTTATGGTGTGTTAAGGTAGGTTTTTAGGTATGATGGAGGAGGATTGTGGTGAAGAGAGAGGATGTGTTACTGGAGGTTGAGAATGTTTCAAAGCATTTTGGTGGAGTAAAGGCTGTTAACAATGTATCTTTCAGGATAGAAAGGAACAAGATAGTTTCAGTAATAGGGCCAAACGGAGCTGGAAAAACAACAATATTTAACATCATTTCTGGTTTCTATAAGCCAGATACGGGTAGAGTTATATTTGAGGGTAGGGATATCACTAACATAAAAGTTTATGAATGTGCAAGAATTGGTATTGCTAGAACCTTCCAGAATATAAGGTTATTCTACAATATGACTGTTCTTGAGAATGTGATGATAGGAAGACATGTTAGAAGTAAGTCGGGGCTTGCTTCCTTTTTTGATGCAATTCTTAGAACCAGGGATTTTCGTTCAACCGAGAGGGAGATAGAGGAAAGATCAGTTGAGTTTATAAGGATGCTTGGGCTTGAGAACTATATAAACACTTTAGCTAAGAATTTGCCTTATGGCTTACAGAGAAGGCTTGAGATTGCAAGAGCGCTGGCAACTGAGCCAAAGTTATTGCTTCTTGATGAGCCTACTGCTGGTATGACCTACAGGGAAGTAAACGAAATTATGGAGATAGTGTTGAAGATTAGAGATATGGGGATTACTGTATTATTCATAGAGCATCAAATGATGATAGTTATGGGGATATCCGATAAGGTTATAGTTCTAGATCACGGCGAAAAGATAGCAGAGGGGACACCTGAAGAAGTCAAGAACGACCAAAGAGTTATTGATGCTTATCTAGGAGTTGAAGAAACGCAGTATGCCTAATTGGCTTAGAGAAAGACTTCTCTACCAGATATTTCCTGATCTTTTTTATAAACCTGAGAAAAATGTTTCTGTTCCTAAAGGTTTCTATGGAGGAACTTTAAGAGGTATAGTGGAAAAGCTTGATTATGTCCAAAACTGGGGTTTTGATGCTTTATATATAAATCCCGTGTTTAGGGCAGTGAGTAGCCATAGATATAACGTTTTGGATTTCTATGAGGTTGATCCTATTCTCGGAACAATGGAGGACTTTGAAAACTTTGTCAGCGAGTGTCACAGAAGAGGGATCAAAGTGATCCTAGATATACCTTTCAACCATGTTTCAGAGAAGCACAGGTGGTTTCAAGACGTTCTTAACAACGAAAATTCTAGATACAGAGACTATTTTGTATTTGATGGAGGAGTATATAATAGATGGAGGGGGAGTGACCTAGTAGAGCTTAATTTGACCAACAGCGAGGTTCTGGATGAGTTGATTTTGTCAGAGAAAAGTGTATTGAAATTTTGGTTATCTAAAGGTATAGACGGGATTAGGTTAGATTGCGCAAATGACTTAGGAATGAAGGTGACCAAGTTGATAAAAGATACTGCTCATAGGATTAACAGAGATGTTGTAGTAATGGGGGAGGTTTTTAATTTTGCCGGTGAATGGAGTAAGGTTTTAGATTCTCTACAGAGCTATTATCTCTCAGAGTTGCTTTTTTCTCTTGTGAGAGGTGAAATCTCAATTCACTCTTTCTCAGAGGGGGTAAGGCATCTTGTAGAGGGTGTTAGATACAATGTGCTGTTGAATTCTCTCAACATTCTGTCTTCGCATGATACTTCTAGGATTCTTGATGTTATAGGTGAGGATATTGAGGTGTATAGGGTATTACTGGGAGTGCAGTTTACTTTTCCAGGTGTTCCAGTGGTATTATACGGTGAAGAAATCGGACTTTTTTCTGGAAAATGTGGAGAAGAGAGTGCTAGGAATGTAATGATATGGAATGTTGATAAGTGGAACAAGAGCATTATGTCGGTCTATAGAGAGTTTATAAAGCTGAGAAAATCTAGAGTAGAGCTGCGAAAAGGAAAGTTTGTAGATCTTTCATCTTTGACTGACTACTCTTTTCTGGCTTATATGAGGTTTGGTAGGAGGAGAGAGGAGTTTTCAATAGTCTTTATAAACCCTACTGATAGATCCGTTGAGAAGAAGGTATTTATTCCTTATTCTCATTTTCATGATGCTCTTAAGGTTGTGGATTACTTTTCTGGAGAGAGTTTTCTTTGCAGAGTGAGTAGTGTGAGTGTAAAGCTTTCTCCATTTCAGGTTATGGTTCTCTTGCCGGATTGGAAATATATAGAGGGGTATTCTTTCTATAAGAGGGAGTAAGTTTTGTGTGGATGTTGAGTTTGTTTCTGGGAGCAGTTTCCAAGGCTTTTTAGGGTGTTATAGTGATTGGTGAGTAGAGTTGTTTTGGGAAACTAGACTGCTGGGTTCCGAATCTTAGATAATGCTTTTATGTTAGCTAAAAGGATAATTCCTTGTCTGGATATAGACAGGGGTAGAGTGGTGAAAGGTGTTAAGTTTGTAGATATAGTTGATGCTGGTGATCCTGTGGAGAATGCTGTTGTGTATAACGATAACATGGCTGATGAAATTGTGTTTCTTGATATAACTGCTTCGTATGAGGATAGAAAGACTTTGGTGGATGTAGCTAGAAGAGTAGCTGATAGTATATCAATTCCTTTTACGGTTGGTGGGGGAATAAGGAGTGTTGATGATATTAGGGAGATGTTGCTTGCTGGTGCAGATAAAGTATCTATAAACACATTTGCAGTGAGAAATCCTGATTTGATTTCGGAGGGTGCTGAGAGGTTTGGTTCTCAATGTATAGTTGTAGCGATTGATACGAAAAAGGTAAATGGTGTTCATAGAGTTTTCATAAGGGGAGGTAGAGAAGATACAGGTTTGGACACGGTTGAATGGGCGACAAAGGTGGAAAAGCTTGGAGCTGGAGAGATACTGCTTACGAGTATTGACGCAGATGGAACTAAAGAGGGATATGATATAGAGATACTGAAGGAAGTTTCAGAAGCTGTGAAGATACCGGTGATAGCTTCTGGTGGTGCTGGTAGGAAAGAACATTTCCTAGAAGTTTTCACAAAAACTAATTGCACTGCAGCGCTTGCTGCGTCCATCTTCCACTTTAGGGAAGTGGACATAGTTGAGTTAAAGGAGTATCTGAGGGATTGCGGAATACCCGTCAGGATCTAGAAGTAAAGCATTTTTCTTCACCTGTCTTCTTATCTAGTAGACAAACTTTATTTGAGATTCCTTCGTTTAGAATATATAACACGAATTCTGAGTTTTGTGTGTAGATCTCGTCGGAAGTTGTAAAGATTATTTCAGAGGTAGTCTTGTTCTCTTCCATAATCTCTATGAGGCGGGCTTTGTAATAACTGTCAAGAAATGAAAAGGGCTCATCAAGAAGTATT from Brevinematia bacterium includes:
- the fabF gene encoding beta-ketoacyl-ACP synthase II → MTKRVVVTGLGIVTSLGFEVEEYFNNLVAGKSGISTLEIEDLDSESPSKIGGQIKNFDAENFLDKKVVRRTDRYTHFAIYASRKAIEDAGLNNYSSLDKERVGVIIGSGIGGGLQFYNNSVKFFQEGRRKVNPNFISMSIADTASGYVSIEYGFRGPNYTAVSACASANHSIVVSVMHILNGDADVMITGGSEAALNGLCIAGFTQIDALSSRNDEPEKASRPFDKNRDGFVISEGAGILVIESLEHALKRGARIYAEIVGYGVSGDAYHHVAPCADGSGAAIAMKNALRSAGISPQDVGLINSHGTSTPLGDKAEVLAIKSVFGEHAYKLKVNSTKSMVGHTLGAAGGVEAVAVVKMLETGKIHPTINQEEPDPECDLDFVPNKAIEMDIEYALSNSFGFGGHNACVVFRKWRGK
- the prfB gene encoding peptide chain release factor 2 codes for the protein MGSITEKAKKILAKIEENFEIFRVSEKAKRIEEISDLISEAYSHNDVHSASKLLIEQTSLKKEVNKWENLKKEVEGLISLSEEGEKLEDIGILQEIEKNLNLIEQKLNTYEIEKFFDPLIDNTNCFVNIHPGAGGVESCDWAQMLLRMYTRFFEKKGFNYEIVDLLPDDVAGIKDATIYVQGEYAFGYLKPETGIHRLVRISPFDASKRRHTSFAAVHVIPEIKDDDQIVIDPSEIKIETFRASGKGGQHVNKTESAVRVTHIPTGLVVTIQNERSQAQNKELAMKILKSKLYEIREREKREKIEEVSGEKKDISWGNQIRSYILHPYNSVKDHRTGIETTNTSSVLDGEIDIFINAYIKWDYLNKSK
- a CDS encoding ABC transporter ATP-binding protein; amino-acid sequence: MVKREDVLLEVENVSKHFGGVKAVNNVSFRIERNKIVSVIGPNGAGKTTIFNIISGFYKPDTGRVIFEGRDITNIKVYECARIGIARTFQNIRLFYNMTVLENVMIGRHVRSKSGLASFFDAILRTRDFRSTEREIEERSVEFIRMLGLENYINTLAKNLPYGLQRRLEIARALATEPKLLLLDEPTAGMTYREVNEIMEIVLKIRDMGITVLFIEHQMMIVMGISDKVIVLDHGEKIAEGTPEEVKNDQRVIDAYLGVEETQYA
- a CDS encoding alpha-amylase family glycosyl hydrolase; the encoded protein is MPNWLRERLLYQIFPDLFYKPEKNVSVPKGFYGGTLRGIVEKLDYVQNWGFDALYINPVFRAVSSHRYNVLDFYEVDPILGTMEDFENFVSECHRRGIKVILDIPFNHVSEKHRWFQDVLNNENSRYRDYFVFDGGVYNRWRGSDLVELNLTNSEVLDELILSEKSVLKFWLSKGIDGIRLDCANDLGMKVTKLIKDTAHRINRDVVVMGEVFNFAGEWSKVLDSLQSYYLSELLFSLVRGEISIHSFSEGVRHLVEGVRYNVLLNSLNILSSHDTSRILDVIGEDIEVYRVLLGVQFTFPGVPVVLYGEEIGLFSGKCGEESARNVMIWNVDKWNKSIMSVYREFIKLRKSRVELRKGKFVDLSSLTDYSFLAYMRFGRRREEFSIVFINPTDRSVEKKVFIPYSHFHDALKVVDYFSGESFLCRVSSVSVKLSPFQVMVLLPDWKYIEGYSFYKRE
- the hisF gene encoding imidazole glycerol phosphate synthase subunit HisF, producing MLAKRIIPCLDIDRGRVVKGVKFVDIVDAGDPVENAVVYNDNMADEIVFLDITASYEDRKTLVDVARRVADSISIPFTVGGGIRSVDDIREMLLAGADKVSINTFAVRNPDLISEGAERFGSQCIVVAIDTKKVNGVHRVFIRGGREDTGLDTVEWATKVEKLGAGEILLTSIDADGTKEGYDIEILKEVSEAVKIPVIASGGAGRKEHFLEVFTKTNCTAALAASIFHFREVDIVELKEYLRDCGIPVRI